A stretch of DNA from Mesorhizobium onobrychidis:
ATGGGAGTGAGATGTCACTCGGCGAATGGGGAGCGGTCGCAGCTGTTTCGCTGGGAGTCCACAATGTCTACAACGGCATCGAGGACATCCTGCTCAGCCTGTCCAACGACATAGACGGCCTCGTTCCCCAAGGGCCTACGATGTACCAGGACGTGCTCGATCAGATGTCGGCGGAAATTGCAGGCATCCGCCCTGCTGTGCTCGACCCCGAGCTTTATCAGTCCCTGAGTGAGTTAAAGGGATTCCGTCACCTGGTGAGGCATCGGTACGGTTTTGACCTGAAAACAGACAAGGTGCAGGAAAACCTCGACAGGGTAAAAGAGGCATTTCCCTATTTCATCGAAGCCATCGTTTGCTTGGAAAGCTCTCTTACTGAGGAAAACGCGCACGACAGTGATGGCGGCGACGGCTCAGGAGGCGGGGCATCTGGTGGTCCGTGAACCAATGGCTCAGTGTGCGCCGGAAGAGATTCTGCGGGCGTTGACCCCTGAGAATTGTCGGCTGGTGGCGCTGATCCATCGGTATCGACCGCAAAGCATCACGGAACTGTGCAGGTTGGCGGCGCGTCCGCAGCCGAACATATCCCGCTCCTTGGCGGCCCTTGAGCGGGCGGGAATTGTCTCAATGGTGGGCTCCAGGCCGAAGAGACCCGAACTCGCCGTGCAACGAGT
This window harbors:
- a CDS encoding HVO_A0114 family putative DNA-binding protein; protein product: MAQCAPEEILRALTPENCRLVALIHRYRPQSITELCRLAARPQPNISRSLAALERAGIVSMVGSRPKRPELAVQRVTIELFELQSG